GATGATCGCGCCCGGACGCAGGTCGAAGACCTCGCTGATCGCCTGCTGGATCTTCACGACGTCCACCTTCTCGGTGCCGAAGGTCTCGACGAACAGGCCGACCGGGGCGGCCTTGCCGATCGCGTACGCGACCTGGACCTCGATGCGGTCGGCGAGGCCGGCCGCGACGGCGTTCTTGGCCACCCAGCGCATCGCGTACGCCGCGGAACGGTCCACCTTCGACGGATCCTTGCCGGAGAACGCGCCGCCGCCGTGGCGGGCCATGCCGCCGTAGGTGTCGACGATGATCTTGCGACCCGTCAGGCCCGCGTCGCCCATCGGACCACCCAGGACGAACTTGCCGGTCGGGTTGACCAGCAGCCGGACGTCGGCGGTGTCGAGTTCGATGGCGAGCTCGCCGAGGACGTGGCCGAGAACCTTCTCGCGCAGATCCGGGGTGAGCAGGTTGTCGAGGTCGATGTCGGCGGCGTGCTGCGTGGAGATGACGACGGTGTCGAGCCGGACCGGACGGTCGCCGTCGTACTCGATGGTGACCTGGGTCTTGCCGTCGGGACGCAGGTACGGCAGCACACCCGTCTTGCGGACCTCGGTGAGCCGACGCGAGAGCCGGTGCGCGAGCGCGATCGGCAGCGGCATGAGCTCCGGGGTGTCGGTGCAGGCGTAGCCGAACATCAGACCCTGGTCGCCGGCGCCCTGGCGGTCGATCTCGTCGTCGGTCACGCCGTCGACGCGAGCCTCGTGCGAGTGGTCGACGCCCTGCGCGATCTCCGGCGACTGCGCGCCGATCGCGATGTTCACGCCGCACGAATTGCCGTCGAAGCCCTTCGCGGACGAGTCGTAGCCGATCTCGAGGACCTTGTCGCGCACGATCTTCGGGATGTCGACGTACGCGGACGTGGTCACCTCACCGGCGACGTGGACCTGCCCGGTGGTCACCAGGGTCTCGACCGCGACGCGGCTGTGCGGATCCGCCTCGAGCATCGCGTCGAGGATGGAGTCACTGATGGCGTCACAGATCTTGTCGGGGTGACCTTCGGTCACGGACTCACTGGTGAATAGCCGCTTGCCGGACGTGCTCACAGATCTCCCTCTCGACGTTCTGTCCGAGGCCGACTCCGCTCGAATTCGAATTCTCGAATCGCGTGGCCCCGCTACGACACCTGAGCTGATTTTCGTTTCTACTTCTATTCAATACCGCAGACGACCACGGTGCCAGGAGACAGTCCCCCCGCGCGGCACCGTGGTCGCGACGTGCTACTTCGGGGCCAGCAAACCCGCAACCGCATCGAGCACGCGGCTGGCCATCAGCGATTTCGAACCCGGCTCGATCGCCGATTCGCTGCCGTCGGCCCCGAGCAGCCACCCATCGTTGTGGTCCACCTCGAATGCCTTGCCGTCACCGACCGCGTTCACGACGAGAAGATCACAGCCCTTGCGCGCCAATTTCGTTCGCGCATGGTCGAGGACACTTCCCGACGCGTCACCCGTCTCGGCCGCGAATCCCACGATCGTGGTGCCGGGAGCGAGAGTGCCGTCCCGCCGAGCCTGCACGAGGCCGGCGAGAATGTCATCGTTTTTGATCAGCGGAATCGAGTTCGGCTCGTCCGCGCCCTTCTTGATCTTGCTCGTCGCGACGGTGGCGGGCCGGAAGTCCGCAACGGCCGCCGACATGATCACCGCATCGGCGTCGACCGCATGCTTCATGACCGCCTCGCGCATCTGCTCGGCGGTGCGGACGTTCACGACCTCGACCGCGGCCGGATCGGCCAGCTCGGCCGTCGCGCCGGCGACCAACGTCACCTCGGCGCCCCGCTGTGCGGCCAGGCGCGCGATCGCGTATCCCTGCTTGCCGGAACTGCGGTTGCCCAGGTAGCGGACCGGGTCGAGCGGCTCACGAGTTCCGCCGGCCGAGATCACCAGGCGACGGCCCGCGAGGTCGCGCGGCAGCGCCGACGGGCGCTCCAACAGCAGCGATGCGAGCGCGAAGATCTCCTCGGGCTCGGGCATCCGCCCTGCACCGGTGTCCTTGCCGGTCAACCGGCCCGACGCCGGCTCGATGACGATGTTGCCGCGTTCGCGCAGCGTCGCGACGTTCGTGACGGTCGCGGGGTGCTCCCACATCTCCGTGTGCATCGCCGGGGCGAACACGACCGGGCACCGCGCCGTCAGGAGCGTGGCGGTCAGCAGGTCGTCCGCCCGCCCGGCCACCGCACGAGCCATGAGGTCGGCGGTGGCGGGGGCGATGACGACCAGATCCGCTTCCTGCCCGAGACGCACGTGCGCCACCTCCGGCACGTCGGCGAAGACGCCCGTATGCACCGGATTGCCGGACAGGGCCTCGAACGTGGCACGACCGACGAACTGCAGCGCGGACTCGGTGGGGATCACCCGGACGCGGTGACCGTTCTCGGTGAAGCTGCGCACCAGCGCGCAGCTCTTGTACGCGGCGATACCGCCGCCGACGCCGACAACGATCCGCTTGGGTCCCGCCGAATCGGATTCCCGATCGGACACGGGCGTTGCTCCGCTCACTCGCCTTCGGTGTGCTCGAGCAGGTCGGAGTGGATCTCGCGAAGTGCGATCGACAGCGGCTTCTCCTGCAGACCCGGCTCGACGAGCGGGCCGACGTACTCGAGGATGCCGTCGCCCAGCTGGTTGTAGTAGTCGTTGATCTGCCGCGCACGCTTGGCCGAGTAGATGACCAGGGCGTACTTGGACGACGTGCGCTCGAGCAGCTCGTCGATCGGCGGGTTGGTGATGCCGAGCGGGGTGTCGTAGGCAGGCAGGGCGCCACGACCGGCGGTGTCGGACACTACTGCTTCGGTGCTGCTCACTCGGTTTCTCCTGAACTGGACTTGAAAAGTGCCAAATTGAATGCCGGAATCAGGGGCGACGGCACTCAGTGCTGTCGTCCAGCCAACAAGGATACCAACTCATCGCACGCCTGGCTGACGTCCTCGTTGACGATGACGGTGTCGAACTCGTCCTGAGCGGCGAGTTCGACCTTCGCGGTCTGCAGTCGGCGCTCCACGACGTCGGCGGGTTCGGTACCGCGGCCCGTCAGACGCGAGACCAGCACCTCCCAGCTGGGGGGTGCCATGAACGCCAGAACCGCCTCGGGCATCGCCGATCGAACCGACCGCGCACCCACCAGATCGACCTCGACCAGCACGGGCTTGCCGTCGGCGAGCGCCTGGCGCACCGGCTCGGCCGGGGTGCCGGACCGCTGGAGGCCACCGTGGATCTCGGCCCACTCGAGCAGGTCACCCGAGTCGATCATGTGGTCGAATTCGTCCCGCGAGATGAAGTGGTAGTCCTGCCCGTCCACTTCACCGGGCCGCGGGGCCCGGGTGGTCACCGAGACGCTGAAGACGACCTCGGGCATGCGGTCACGCAGCAGACGGACGACGCTGGACTTTCCGACGGCCGAGGGGCCGGCCAGTACCACCAGCCGGCCCCTCCGCACTGCGTCACCACTCTCGACCGATGCCGAAGTGGTCTCGCTGCCTGACACCTGTTGTGCGTCAGCAATCACTTGTCGCGCTCAGGCCTCGAAATCGAACCGGGCGAGCAGAGCCTTGCGCTGCCGATCGCCGAGGCCACGAAGGCGACGGGTCGGAGCGATCTCCAGCTCGGTCATGATCTCCTGAGCCTTGACCTTGCCAACCTTGGGAAGGGCCTCGAGCAGAGCCGACACCTTCATCTTGCCGAGGATCTCGTCCTCTTCGGCATCCTTCAGGACCTGCTTCAGGTCGGTGCCGCCGCGCTTGAGGCGCTCCTTGAGCTCAGCCCGGGCCTTGCGGGCGGCAGCCGCCTTCTCCAAAGCAGCAGCGCGCTGCTCATCGGTCAACTGGGGAAGGGCCACGGTTCCTCCGTCTCGTCGTGTGCACATGGTCTACAACCCCCGGATAACCAGGGGCGATAGCGACCGTACTCACGCCGGGCGCCGATTGCTAACCCACCCCCCGACGTCAGCGCCCGATACGGGTGCGTTATGTGCTGATTCGACGGTGCGTTCGAAGACGACTCCCAGCACCGCCCCAACCCGCGGCGACGAGCGGCCCGAGTACCCGAAAGACCGACGTCGGTGCAGGTGGGGGGCGGTTTCCGGCGCACGGGAACCGGACGTGCCCCGCAATCCGACGTGGCATGGCACACAGTTCACCGGACGGTAGCCGTTCGACCCCGAAAAATTTGCGAAAACTTCCGTGTTCCAGTGCGTGTCGGGCGTGGACCTGGCGATCTTCGGCCACCTGGGCACGAACGACCAAGGCCGGGCTCGGGGAATCGACCCCGAACCCGGCCTCGCCGGAACCCGCCGCTCGGACGGGCGGAGAAACTAGTCCTGCAGGAACCCGAACGCCTCCACGGACCGCGACACGGCCTCCTGCAGCGCCGAAACCGACGGCCCGGCGCGCAGGACCTCACGCGAGACGCTGGGCACGACGGAGCGCAGGCAGTCCCCCGCCAGTCGCCGGACGTCGTCGGCGGTGCCGCCCTGATGTCCGACACCGGGCATCAGGATCGGCCCGTGCAGCGCGCCGAGGTCGGGGGCGTCGGTCAGCGTGGCGCCGACCACGACACCGACCGAACCGAGGACGTCGGCCCCGGCGTTGCGGGCCGCCGCCTCGTCGACCATCACCTGGCTGATCTTGCGCCCGTCCGCAGCGGTGGACAGCTGCACCTGCGCGCCCTCCGGATTGGACGTCGCGGCCAGCACGAACAGTCCACCGTGGTTGCGCTCGGCCAGGTCGAGGACCGGGTCGAGGGAGCCGAACCCGAGGTACGGCGACACCGTCACCGCGTCCGACTCGAGCGGCGACCCCGCACCCAGCCATGCCCGCGCGTACGCGCTCATCGTGGAGCCGATGTCACCGCGCTTGGCGTCGGCGACGACGAGCGTGCCGGCCTCGCGTAGCACCGAGATGGTGCGTTCGAGAACCGCGACACCGCCCGAGCCGTACGCCTCGAAGAACGCCACCTGCGGCTTGACCAGCGCGACCCGGCCGACGAACGCCTCGACGCAGAGCTCGGAGAACCTCTCGAGGCCGTCCACGGTCTCGGGCAGTCCCCACGCCTGCAGCAGCTCCGGATGCGGGTCCACGCCGACGCACAGCGGGCCGTGACGACCCAGTGCCGCGTGGAGCCGCGCCCCGAACGTCGTGTCCGCTGTCACTGCTGCGAGTCCCCGGAATCACGCAGCCGCGAGTGCAGCTCCTGCAGCGACTGGACGCCGATGTCGCCGCGGATGGCGGCCTCGATGCCCTGCACCGCCGCGGAAGCACCCTGCACGGTGGTGATGCACGGGATGTTCTTCGACACGGCCGCGCTGCGGATCTCGTAGCCGTCGACGCGCGGGCCGGAGTTGCCGTACGGGGTGTTGATCACCATGTCGACCTCGCCGCCCTTGATCTGGTCGACGATCGTGCGCGCGCCCTCGGGCAGGCTCTCACCGGACTGCTTGTGGACCTGCTCGCATGTGATGCCGTTGCGGCGCAGCACGTCCGCGGTGCCCTCGGTGGCCAGGATCCGGAAGCCCAGGTCGGCGAGCCGCTTGACCGGGAAGATCAGCGAACGCTTGTCCTTGTTGGCGACCGAGACGAACACCGAACCGCTGGTGGGCAGCGACCCGTACGCGGCGGTCTGGCTCTTGGCGAACGCGGTACCGAAGTCCGCGTCGATGCCCATGACCTCGCCGGTGGACTTCATCTCCGGGCTCAGCAGCGTGTCGATGCCGGTGCCGTCGGCGCGACGGAACCGGTTGAACGGCAGCACCGCCTCCTTGACCGCGACCGGAGCGTCGAGCGGCGCGGCGCCGCCGTCGCCCTCGGCCGGGAGGATGCCGGTGGCGCGCAGCTCGGCGATGGTCTCGCCCATCATCACGCGGGCACACGCCTTCGCCAGCTGCACGGCGGTCGCCTTGGAGACGAACGGCACGGTCCGCGACGCGCGCGGGTTGGCTTCGAGGACGTACAGGATGTCGTCCTTGAGCGCGTACTGCACGTTGAGCAGGCCCTTGACGCCGATGCCCTTCGCGAGGGCCTCGGTGGAACGGCGCACGTTCTCCAGGTCGGCGCGACCCAGGGTGATCGGGGGCAGCGCACACGCCGAGTCACCGGAGTGGATGCCCGCCTCCTCGATGTGCTCCATGACGCCGCCGAGGTACACCTCGGTGCCGTCGCACAGCGCGTCGACGTCGATCTCCACCGCGTCCTCCAGGAAGCGGTCGACCAGCACCGGCCGGTCGTCGGAGATCTCGGTGGCGCGGGAGATGTAGTTCTCGAGCGACTTCTCGTCGTAGACGATCTCCATGCCGCGGCCACCGAGGACGTACGACGGGCGCACCAGCACGGGGTAACCGATGCCCGACGCGATGTCGCGTGCACCCTCGAACGTGGTGGCGGTGCCGAACTTCGGCGCCGGCAGCCCGGCCTCGGTGAGCACCCGGCCGAACTCGCCGCGATCCTCGGCGAGGTCGATGGCCTCGGGGCTGGTGCCCACGATCGGCACACCGGCCGCCTTGAGGCGCTTGGCCAGACCCAGCGGCGTCTGGCCACCGAGCTGGACGATGACGCCCGCGACGGTGCCGGACAGGCACTCGGCGCGGTACACCTCGAGCACGTCCTCGAAGGTCAGCGGCTCGAAGTACAGGCGAT
This genomic stretch from Prescottella soli harbors:
- the mihF gene encoding integration host factor, actinobacterial type — translated: MALPQLTDEQRAAALEKAAAARKARAELKERLKRGGTDLKQVLKDAEEDEILGKMKVSALLEALPKVGKVKAQEIMTELEIAPTRRLRGLGDRQRKALLARFDFEA
- the coaBC gene encoding bifunctional phosphopantothenoylcysteine decarboxylase/phosphopantothenate--cysteine ligase CoaBC; this translates as MSDRESDSAGPKRIVVGVGGGIAAYKSCALVRSFTENGHRVRVIPTESALQFVGRATFEALSGNPVHTGVFADVPEVAHVRLGQEADLVVIAPATADLMARAVAGRADDLLTATLLTARCPVVFAPAMHTEMWEHPATVTNVATLRERGNIVIEPASGRLTGKDTGAGRMPEPEEIFALASLLLERPSALPRDLAGRRLVISAGGTREPLDPVRYLGNRSSGKQGYAIARLAAQRGAEVTLVAGATAELADPAAVEVVNVRTAEQMREAVMKHAVDADAVIMSAAVADFRPATVATSKIKKGADEPNSIPLIKNDDILAGLVQARRDGTLAPGTTIVGFAAETGDASGSVLDHARTKLARKGCDLLVVNAVGDGKAFEVDHNDGWLLGADGSESAIEPGSKSLMASRVLDAVAGLLAPK
- the rpoZ gene encoding DNA-directed RNA polymerase subunit omega; this encodes MSDTAGRGALPAYDTPLGITNPPIDELLERTSSKYALVIYSAKRARQINDYYNQLGDGILEYVGPLVEPGLQEKPLSIALREIHSDLLEHTEGE
- the pyrF gene encoding orotidine-5'-phosphate decarboxylase encodes the protein MTADTTFGARLHAALGRHGPLCVGVDPHPELLQAWGLPETVDGLERFSELCVEAFVGRVALVKPQVAFFEAYGSGGVAVLERTISVLREAGTLVVADAKRGDIGSTMSAYARAWLGAGSPLESDAVTVSPYLGFGSLDPVLDLAERNHGGLFVLAATSNPEGAQVQLSTAADGRKISQVMVDEAAARNAGADVLGSVGVVVGATLTDAPDLGALHGPILMPGVGHQGGTADDVRRLAGDCLRSVVPSVSREVLRAGPSVSALQEAVSRSVEAFGFLQD
- the gmk gene encoding guanylate kinase, with amino-acid sequence MVLAGPSAVGKSSVVRLLRDRMPEVVFSVSVTTRAPRPGEVDGQDYHFISRDEFDHMIDSGDLLEWAEIHGGLQRSGTPAEPVRQALADGKPVLVEVDLVGARSVRSAMPEAVLAFMAPPSWEVLVSRLTGRGTEPADVVERRLQTAKVELAAQDEFDTVIVNEDVSQACDELVSLLAGRQH
- the metK gene encoding methionine adenosyltransferase, which gives rise to MSTSGKRLFTSESVTEGHPDKICDAISDSILDAMLEADPHSRVAVETLVTTGQVHVAGEVTTSAYVDIPKIVRDKVLEIGYDSSAKGFDGNSCGVNIAIGAQSPEIAQGVDHSHEARVDGVTDDEIDRQGAGDQGLMFGYACTDTPELMPLPIALAHRLSRRLTEVRKTGVLPYLRPDGKTQVTIEYDGDRPVRLDTVVISTQHAADIDLDNLLTPDLREKVLGHVLGELAIELDTADVRLLVNPTGKFVLGGPMGDAGLTGRKIIVDTYGGMARHGGGAFSGKDPSKVDRSAAYAMRWVAKNAVAAGLADRIEVQVAYAIGKAAPVGLFVETFGTEKVDVVKIQQAISEVFDLRPGAIIRDLDLLRPIYSDTAAYGHFGRTDVDLPWERTDRADKLRAAAGL